The following proteins are encoded in a genomic region of Tuberibacillus sp. Marseille-P3662:
- a CDS encoding DUF423 domain-containing protein — protein sequence MKLFTVLGSINAFLAVALGAFGAHALKDVLTDQYESIWNTAVQYHMMHAVGLILIGVLSEKVAGQGMMQWAGWLMFAGIIFFSGSLYVLSVTQISKLGAITPIGGIGFLAAWLLVIIAFIK from the coding sequence TTGAAACTTTTTACGGTACTTGGAAGTATTAATGCTTTTTTAGCGGTTGCTTTAGGTGCATTTGGTGCTCATGCGCTCAAGGATGTTTTAACTGATCAGTATGAATCCATATGGAATACAGCGGTGCAATATCATATGATGCACGCGGTGGGTTTAATTTTAATTGGCGTGTTGTCAGAAAAAGTGGCTGGACAAGGTATGATGCAGTGGGCAGGCTGGTTAATGTTTGCCGGCATTATTTTCTTTTCTGGAAGCTTATATGTCCTTAGTGTGACACAGATATCAAAATTGGGTGCGATTACACCCATTGGCGGAATAGGCTTTTTAGCGGCATGGTTGCTCGTGATTATTGCTTTTATCAAATAA
- the gerQ gene encoding spore coat protein GerQ has translation MAQNQGSGQGQGQSWQGPSPQPTQNWQAPQSQSGQNWQGAMPQAPQPSQNGQGTMPQTPQPGQFGQGMTPPSQGAGGFPQGYPGYGTGMPSPQMQGGMGQGWPSPSPGTGMPTPPTQQVREQSYIENILRQNAGKLATIYTTFENNEEWNAKVFRGEIEAAGRDHVVISDRKTGMRYLIPLIYLDYVTFQGPINYTYPIQPQTGD, from the coding sequence ATGGCACAAAACCAAGGATCTGGGCAAGGGCAAGGCCAAAGTTGGCAAGGACCGTCGCCGCAACCCACTCAAAATTGGCAAGCACCACAATCACAATCCGGTCAAAATTGGCAAGGTGCAATGCCACAGGCACCTCAACCCAGTCAAAACGGGCAAGGTACAATGCCTCAAACACCGCAACCCGGTCAATTCGGGCAAGGCATGACACCACCGTCACAAGGTGCAGGCGGCTTTCCGCAGGGTTATCCAGGATACGGAACAGGTATGCCTAGTCCGCAAATGCAAGGTGGTATGGGGCAAGGATGGCCTTCTCCTTCTCCAGGAACGGGGATGCCAACGCCTCCAACGCAACAGGTTCGAGAACAATCGTACATCGAAAATATTTTGCGGCAAAATGCCGGTAAATTAGCGACCATTTACACAACATTTGAAAACAATGAAGAGTGGAATGCCAAGGTTTTCCGCGGCGAAATCGAAGCCGCCGGCCGCGACCACGTTGTTATTAGTGACAGGAAAACCGGCATGCGTTATTTAATACCCCTGATCTATCTTGACTATGTTACCTTCCAAGGGCCCATTAACTACACATACCCGATTCAACCGCAAACGGGTGATTAA
- a CDS encoding cell wall hydrolase produces the protein MAVIKSTEKDVKLLARLMRAEAEGDGQLGMLMVGNAGVNRVRGDCLDFANVNNISEMVYQSPGGFEATQHGYFYQRARDKEIRLARKAIKGNRYHPASYSLYFYAPAEGAECRSQWFGQWNAGRYKSHCFYRTSASVCPGIY, from the coding sequence GTGGCGGTTATAAAAAGTACAGAAAAAGACGTCAAACTGCTGGCAAGACTCATGCGGGCCGAGGCTGAAGGCGATGGTCAGCTTGGGATGCTTATGGTCGGCAATGCCGGCGTCAATCGTGTCCGCGGTGATTGTTTGGACTTTGCTAATGTCAATAACATATCGGAAATGGTCTATCAATCTCCCGGGGGCTTTGAAGCAACACAACATGGTTACTTTTACCAAAGAGCAAGGGATAAAGAAATACGTCTAGCACGTAAGGCGATTAAAGGTAATCGCTATCACCCTGCAAGCTACTCACTATATTTCTATGCGCCTGCTGAAGGTGCAGAGTGTCGAAGTCAATGGTTCGGACAATGGAATGCCGGGCGCTATAAATCCCATTGTTTTTACAGAACAAGTGCAAGCGTTTGTCCCGGCATCTATTAA
- the hemQ gene encoding hydrogen peroxide-dependent heme synthase, producing MVEAAQTLDGWYCLHDFRAIDWSAWKRLSSDERTAALQEFYQFLDAWDVVQQNKNGSYSFYSIIGQKADIALMWLRPTMDELNDIETAFNKTRLAELTVPTYSYFSVVELGNYMAPDDGSDPYDDPKTRARLYPILPKAQYFCFYPMDKRREGNDNWYTLPMDDRRELMKAHGMTGRKYARKIKQIITGSIGFDDWEWGVTLYSDDVLQFKKLVYEMRFDEVSARYAEFGSFYIGSLLNKERFDALMAVD from the coding sequence ATGGTTGAAGCAGCTCAAACCTTAGATGGTTGGTATTGCCTGCATGATTTTCGTGCGATTGACTGGAGCGCATGGAAACGTTTGAGCAGTGATGAGCGTACAGCAGCCCTGCAAGAGTTCTATCAATTTTTAGATGCATGGGATGTTGTTCAGCAAAATAAAAACGGCAGTTACTCTTTTTATTCTATTATTGGGCAAAAAGCTGATATCGCTTTGATGTGGCTACGCCCAACCATGGACGAATTAAATGATATTGAGACAGCTTTTAATAAGACGCGATTAGCCGAATTGACAGTGCCAACGTATTCCTATTTCTCTGTTGTTGAACTCGGCAATTACATGGCACCCGATGATGGATCTGATCCTTACGACGATCCAAAAACGAGAGCCCGGTTATATCCGATCCTCCCGAAAGCTCAGTATTTCTGTTTTTATCCGATGGACAAGCGTCGCGAAGGCAACGATAATTGGTATACACTACCTATGGACGATCGGCGCGAATTGATGAAAGCACACGGCATGACCGGAAGAAAATACGCCAGAAAGATCAAACAAATTATCACAGGTTCCATCGGATTCGATGATTGGGAATGGGGCGTGACATTGTATTCTGATGATGTATTACAATTTAAAAAGCTTGTCTACGAAATGCGGTTTGATGAAGTCAGCGCCCGCTATGCGGAATTCGGTAGTTTCTATATCGGTTCATTATTGAATAAAGAACGCTTCGACGCACTGATGGCGGTCGATTAA
- the pta gene encoding phosphate acetyltransferase, giving the protein MASLFEEMKVELKETRPKIVFPEGSDKRVVDAVIQLARDKVVYPLLIGERSELDEDVLRLENEGHLEIRHVKDDDVSDELVQALVERRKGKTDEATAKQWIQDENYYGTMLVYTGQADGLVSGAAHSTADTVRPALQIIKTKEGVKKTSGAFIMVKDDEKLVFSDCAINIAPDSQDLAEIAVESASTAKAFDIDPRVAMLSFSTKGSGQGPEADKVVEATRLAQDRAPELPIDGEFQFDAAYVTDVAEKKAPDSELAGHANVFVFPSLEAGNIGYKMVQRLGGYDAVGPVLQGLNKPVNDLSRGCSAEDVYKLALITATQSIAK; this is encoded by the coding sequence ATGGCTTCATTATTTGAAGAAATGAAAGTTGAATTAAAAGAAACGAGGCCGAAAATTGTTTTTCCGGAAGGATCAGATAAGCGGGTCGTGGATGCTGTCATCCAACTTGCGCGTGACAAGGTGGTTTACCCACTATTAATTGGCGAGCGTTCCGAGTTAGATGAAGACGTCTTGCGCTTGGAGAATGAAGGGCATCTCGAGATTCGTCACGTTAAGGACGACGATGTGTCTGATGAATTGGTACAAGCCCTCGTTGAACGCCGTAAGGGTAAAACAGATGAAGCGACGGCGAAACAATGGATTCAGGATGAGAACTACTATGGTACGATGCTTGTATATACTGGTCAGGCGGATGGCCTGGTGAGTGGTGCCGCCCATTCTACAGCGGACACCGTTCGTCCAGCTTTACAGATTATCAAGACGAAGGAAGGCGTCAAAAAGACATCGGGAGCTTTTATCATGGTTAAAGATGATGAAAAGTTGGTCTTTTCGGACTGCGCGATTAATATTGCGCCGGATAGTCAAGATTTAGCGGAAATCGCAGTTGAAAGTGCTAGTACAGCCAAGGCATTCGACATAGATCCCCGCGTCGCCATGCTAAGTTTTTCAACCAAAGGTTCCGGACAAGGGCCTGAAGCAGACAAGGTCGTCGAAGCGACCCGGTTAGCACAAGATAGGGCCCCGGAATTGCCGATTGACGGTGAGTTTCAATTTGACGCTGCCTACGTGACCGATGTTGCAGAGAAAAAGGCCCCTGACTCTGAGTTAGCCGGTCATGCCAATGTGTTTGTCTTTCCAAGCTTGGAAGCGGGTAATATTGGCTATAAAATGGTTCAGCGCCTTGGCGGCTATGATGCGGTAGGGCCGGTTTTGCAAGGCTTGAATAAACCGGTCAATGATTTATCGCGCGGTTGTTCTGCGGAAGACGTTTATAAATTGGCGCTTATTACAGCGACGCAAAGTATTGCGAAATAA
- a CDS encoding sodium:solute symporter family protein: MNPELVWWALAGYIVLALFVAWGSRKGTQTSNLSGYFLGGRKMNGVLSALSYSATTYSAFMMVGLAGLTYQGGVGAFGFEMIYFMGVSLVSIFGPRFWLAGKRFGYVTPAEMIGDRYNSRAVAMAVALTSCLFLIPYSAVQLIGVGYLLQGITDGAIPFTVGVVIATVLAVVFSYVAGIRSVMWTDALQALVMIVTATIVVLLLVRGLGGFDSFFTTLKTEHADMLTVPGNGYFNIFTFLGLTIPWFFFSLSNPQVSQRLFMPKSLKSLRHMLLIFLVFGFIYTMVSVMWGFSALIMFPDLASADLATPKLLSSDLVPPVLGVIVMVGILAAAISTIDSILLTLSSMFARDVYGNASKRTNDRRQLLAGKIIIPVIAVLAFAFAQLELDLIAILSVAASAGLIVTVPATIGTFFWKKGTQAGVLISVIAGAVLVIYLEVTGRTPLHLASGIWGLLISSILFVGVSLVTSAPDEKAEWFVDHLKGELRQRQRKSSTDKNVS, translated from the coding sequence ATGAATCCTGAGTTGGTATGGTGGGCGCTTGCTGGTTATATCGTGTTGGCCTTGTTCGTGGCTTGGGGGTCGCGTAAAGGTACACAAACCTCGAATCTATCAGGTTACTTTCTTGGTGGTCGAAAAATGAACGGCGTATTGTCTGCGTTAAGCTATAGCGCGACCACCTATAGTGCGTTCATGATGGTCGGTCTAGCTGGTTTGACATACCAAGGAGGCGTAGGGGCTTTCGGGTTTGAAATGATTTATTTTATGGGTGTATCGCTCGTGTCCATTTTCGGACCACGGTTTTGGCTCGCTGGCAAACGATTCGGATATGTGACACCGGCGGAAATGATCGGCGATCGATATAACAGTCGCGCTGTGGCTATGGCCGTTGCCTTGACGAGTTGCCTATTTTTGATTCCGTATAGTGCGGTGCAATTAATTGGCGTGGGCTATTTGCTACAAGGTATTACAGACGGGGCCATCCCGTTTACAGTTGGTGTTGTCATAGCCACTGTGCTTGCGGTGGTATTTTCTTATGTTGCTGGGATTCGCTCGGTGATGTGGACGGATGCACTACAGGCCCTAGTCATGATCGTGACGGCCACGATTGTTGTGTTGTTGCTTGTTAGAGGTCTGGGTGGGTTTGACAGCTTTTTTACTACCTTAAAAACCGAGCATGCCGATATGCTAACGGTTCCTGGTAATGGCTATTTTAACATCTTTACATTTCTAGGACTCACGATACCCTGGTTTTTCTTCAGTCTGTCTAACCCACAAGTAAGCCAGCGGTTATTCATGCCCAAATCGCTGAAAAGTTTACGACACATGTTATTAATTTTTCTAGTTTTCGGATTCATCTATACGATGGTATCCGTCATGTGGGGTTTTTCCGCCCTTATCATGTTTCCGGATCTGGCCTCGGCTGACTTGGCGACACCGAAATTATTGTCATCCGATCTAGTCCCACCCGTGTTAGGTGTCATCGTCATGGTTGGGATTTTAGCGGCGGCGATCTCAACGATTGACTCGATTTTACTCACACTGTCGTCGATGTTTGCCCGGGATGTTTACGGAAATGCATCCAAGCGAACCAATGACCGTCGCCAGCTCTTGGCAGGTAAAATCATCATCCCGGTGATTGCCGTTCTGGCGTTTGCTTTTGCGCAGTTGGAATTAGATTTAATTGCGATCCTTTCTGTGGCGGCATCTGCGGGTCTGATCGTGACCGTACCGGCAACCATCGGGACATTCTTTTGGAAAAAGGGAACCCAAGCGGGTGTGTTGATCAGTGTCATTGCGGGGGCCGTCTTGGTGATCTATCTTGAAGTGACCGGGCGTACACCGTTGCATCTCGCCTCTGGGATTTGGGGTTTGCTCATTTCGTCGATCCTATTTGTTGGTGTGAGTCTTGTTACGTCAGCGCCTGATGAAAAAGCGGAATGGTTTGTGGATCATTTGAAAGGTGAATTGCGGCAGCGGCAAAGAAAGTCTTCCACGGACAAAAATGTTTCGTAA